The DNA sequence TGTGGCTAAAGTGGAAGATTACAACAATAAAGTGGGTTATTCGGAGCGCACTCATGTGCCAATTGAACCAAAATTATCAGCCCAGTGGTTCCTGAAAATGGAACCTTTGATAAAACCGGCAACTGAGAATGTGTTGAACGATACCATTCAGTTTTATCCGCCGAAATTTAAAAATACTTACCGTCACTGGATGGAAAACATCAAAGACTGGTGCATCAGCCGTCAGTTGTGGTGGGGACACCGGATTCCGGTTTATTACTTGGCAGATGGAGGTTTTGTAGTTGCTGATTCCGACGAAAAAGCATTGGCTTTGGCTCAGGCAAAAACCGGAAATACCAGCCTAAAAATGACAGACCTGCATCAGGATGAAGATGTACTTGATACCTGGTTCTCAAGCTGGTTGTGGCCAATTTCTGTATTCGACGGCATCAATAAACCCGACAACAAGGAAATCAACTATTACTATCCAACCAACGATTTGGTAACTGGTCCGGATATCATTTTCTTCTGGGTAGCTCGTATGATTATTGCGGGTTACGAATACCGCGATCTGTTCCCATTCAAAAATGTATATTTCACCGGAATGGTGCGTGACAAGCTGCGTCGTAAAATGTCGAAATCGCTGGGTAATTCGCCCGATCCGCTCGACTTGATTGATACGTATGGAGCCGACGGCGTTCGTGTGGGAATGTTACTTTGTTCACCTGCAGGTGGCGATTTGATGTTCGACGAGAGTTTGCCGCAGCAAGGCGCCGGTTTTGTAACCAAAATCTGGAATTCTTTCCGATTGGTAAACGGTTGGGAAGTAGACTATAAAATTCCGCAGCCTGAACATTCCAAATTAGCTATCAGTTGGTTTCACGAAAAATTCAGCCAGATTGTGGAACAAACCGACGATCATTTCGATAAATTCCGCATTTCGGATGCTTTGATGAATGTTTATACAACTGTTCGCGACGAGTTCTCCGGATGGTTGCTCGAAATGGTAAAACCAGCATACCAGCAGCCAATCGATGGTAAAACATATGAAGAATTAATTGATATTTTTGATGAAGTTTTGCGGTTCCTGCATCCGTTTATGCCTTTCGTAAGCGAAGAAGTCTGGCAGTTGCTGAAAGAACGCAAGCAAGGCGATAGCATCACCATTAGTTCATGGCCAAAATCGACAGGTTACGACGAAACTTTGATCGCTCAGTTCGAAGATGTAAAAGAAGCCATTGCCGGATTGCGCACCATCCGTACCAAAAACAACATTCCCAATAAGGATCAACTCGAACTGGCCATAATGGTATGCGACAAAGGTTTTGCTCCTGAATTCAATTCTGTTCTGGTAAAGATGGGTAACCTGTCTGCACTGAACGTGGTGACAGAAGAAGTAAAACTGGCTGCTTCATTTTTGGTGAAATCGACCACTTTCTTTGTGCCGCTTGGCGGAACAATTGATGTAGAAGAAGAATTGAAGAAACTTCAGGCTGAATTGGATTACACGAAAGGTTTCCTGAATTCGGTAATGAAGAAGCTGAGCAACGAACGTTTTGTAAGCAGTGCTCCTGAAGCAGTGGTTGCCACCGAACGCGCCAAACAGGCTGATGCCGAAGCAAAAATCAAAGTTCTGGAAGAACAGATTGCAGGATTGAAATAAAGTGATATTTGGAATTTAATCGGGGAAGGGAATTTTACTATAGGTAAAGTTCCCTTTTATGTTTTTTAAAGGTTTAACAGACTGAAAAGTTGTATATTTGGATGTTACCTTGTTAATTTGATTGTTAACATCGAAAAGAAGGAGAAATCTCTATGATTACAAGAATTAAAATAAACGGATTCAAAAGTTTAGTTGATACAGAGCTTTATTTGGGTCCATTTACATGTATTGCCGGTGCAAACGCAATAGGTAAATCAAATTTTTTCGATGCTTTAGCTTTCCTATCAAATCTTGCGGATAAAACTATTGTTGAGGCTGCAAAGTCTGTTCGAAGTGAGAATCAAAAACATTCGAATATTAGGGATATTTTTTTTAAAAGCGGTGCGGATTACATGTCGAGAATGACATTTGAGATTGATATGCTTGTTCCTCAGTCAGGAGTTGATGATTTAGGGCAAATTGCTGAAGCAACAATAACTAGCTTAAAGTACATTCTCCATTTAAGCTTGAATGACGAAAATAAAGAAGGTGAACCAATTAAAATAGAACGAGAAGAATTACTTCCCATAACTCAAACTCAAACAAAAAGCTGTCTGTTTTTTGATTATAAAAAGGATTGGATAGATTCAGTTTTAAAGGGACGACGGTCAACTAAAATACCATTTATTTCTACTGATGGGGAGAAAATTAAACTTCATCAAGATGGCAACAAAGGGCGGACTACAGATTTTAACTCCATGAAAATGCCTAGAACACTCATCTCAACCGTAACGGCAGAATCGCCAACAGCCTTTTTGGTTCGACAAGAAATGCGTAATTGGATTATGTTGCAATTTGAACCGAGCGCTTTACGTCAACCTAATTCCATATATGAGGTGAAAAACGCTGTGGTTTCAGCGAATGGACTTAATTTGCCTGCTACTCTTTTTCGATTAAATAATGATAAAAAAGACAAAGATGTATATCAGGGACTTACAAATAGGTTAAAAGGATTGGTTGAAGATGTTTTAGAAATAGTTGTGGATAAAGATGAAAAGAGGGATTTGCTAACATTGCAAGTAAAGTTTAAAGGTGGCCTTGTTTTACCTGCTCAATCATTGTCTGACGGAACATTGCGTTTTTTGGGTTTGGCGATAATTGAGGAGGATAGTCTCGGAAGTAGTCTAATTTGTTTAGAGGAACCTGAAAATGGGATCAATCCTCGAAAAATTCAAGAAATGGTTGAATTATTGGAGGGTATGGCAACAAATACTGACTTTTTTGTTGATGAAGACAACCCATTGCGACAGGTTATTATCAATACCCATTCGCCTGGAGTCGTCAGTGCCGTTTCGGACGAAAGTCTGTATCTCGCTAAAAGTAAAGAGAGTTTTCATGATGACTTTAATAAGAAAATTACATATACCTGTTTTTCTGCACTAAAAAACACATGGAAAACGAATAATTCATTAGCTCAAATAACCTCTCTTGGTGAAATAACTGCTTATCTGGATAAAACTGTTGATATCGACAATTCCAATGAGGTACATGACGAGAAAGTGATATATCAGAAAACTGTTCCTTCATCTTCTTTGAAGAAAAAAACTGTTGTAGAAAATGTGATTCAATGTAAAATTGATTGGGACAGTTTATGAAAGAACTCAAATATACATTGATTGCTGACGGCAGTTCTGACTCAGTACTGTTAAAAATTATCAAATGGTCGTTAGATGATCTATATCCCAGGCTTTCTAATGATGGAAGTTTTGCAGATTTCAGACAAATGCAAAAACCGCCCAAGCGGTTGGTTGAAAAAGTAAAAGCGGCAAAGTTGTATTATCCTTTCGATATTTTATTTGTACACCGAGATGCAGAATCCGCAAATCACAGAATAATAGCACAAAGATATCAGGAAGTAAGTTCTGAACTTAAGAAGGATGATCTTGATAGAACAATTTGTGTTGTTCCAATAAAGATGATGGAAACGTGGCTGCTTATAGATCAAGATGCCATTAAAAAGGCCGCTGGGAATAGGAACTACAATGGTAATATTAACTTACCTTTGATAAGAAATCTGGAACGAGAGAGCCAGCCTAAAGAATTATTACATAATATATTGAGAGAGGTAAGTGGGCGGAAGAACCGAAATCTTAGGAATTTCAACATAGATAAAACGGTTCATTTAGTTGCCGAGAATATAGAAGATTACAGTCCTCTAAGAAATTTAGTTGCATTTCAGGCGTTTGAAGAACAATTGAAAAAGGTTGTGGACATATTTTTAGAAAATTAGCCTAAATAAAGAATTCAAGAACCTGATTTGCCGTAAAAACTCAGCAACGAACGTTTTGTGAGTAGTGCTCCGGAAGCGGTTGTTGCGATAGAAAGAGCGAAGCAAGCCGATGCCGAAGCAAAAATCAAAGTTCTGGAAGAACAGATTGCTAGCTTGAAATAAACCTATCAAAAGGTAGTGAGCGGGTGACTTAAAGTCACCCGCTCACTGAAAAGATATAAGAAGAAAGGCTGTCTCAAAATATCGAGACAGCCTTTTCAATAAACAAAGTAAAGCGATAATTACTTTGTTTTGATTACCTCAAACTCAACTCTGCGATTTAACGCCCTACCTTCAGGAGTATCGTTAGTTGCAGCAGGATTCGCTTCTCCAAATCCTTCCTGCTGTTCTATACGATTCTTCTTTATTTTACCCGAAACGATTGATTTTACAACAGAACTTGCACGACTTTTCGATAAATTGAGGTTGTAGTTGTCAGCACCCTGAGAGTCAGCATAACCGCTTACCTTCACCTTATAATCGCCGTTTTCGTTAAGTATATTAACGAGCTTGTCAATTTTTCCTTTTTCCTGAACGGTAAAAGTCGATTTATTTGAATCGAAATATACAGGCTCAACTTTCATTCTTTCAGCTTCAATTTCTTCGGCTGTTTTTTCAACAATAGGACATCCTTTTGCATCAACCTTTGCACCTTTTTGAGTGTCCGGACATTTGTCCAGATAGTCTGCAACACCATCGCCATCCGAATCTACCGGACATCCTTTTCCGTCAACTTTTGCATCTTTGGGAGTGTCAGGGCATTTGTCCAAATAATCAGCAACACCGTCGCTATCCGAGTCAACCGGGCAACCTTTTGTATCAACTTTTACACCTTTAGGCGTGTCCGGACATTTGTCATCTTTATCGGCAACTCCATCACCGTCAGCATCGGGGCAACCTTTTAGTGAGGTTAATCCGGCAACTGTTGGACAGTCGTCCATGTAATCAGCAACTCCATCGCCGTCAGTATCTATTGGACAACCATTGGCATCAACAGCAACACCTGTAGGGGTATTCGGACATTTGTCTTTTTTATCAGAAACGCCATCCATGTCAGAATCTTTGGTTTTCCCAAAATCGAATTCAATACCAACGGTAGCTTTCCAGAAGTTATCTCTGGTATTTTTGCCGGCAACGGTTGTCTCAATTCCATTGATATAAGCGGCTTCCAGATAAAGTGCAGTGGCCGGACTTATGTAATATTTACCACCAACACCTAAGTTGAAGTTTAATCCTGATTCGCCATTATCAGCAAGATAGCCAGGTCCGGCGAATAAATACGGACGGAAGTTTTTGCTTTCGTTGGTCAACTTAAATCTTAAGTTGAGGAAAGGATTCACGAAGTCAAGGTTGTTGGTTAGTTTGGAATTGAATAATCCAAAGTCGCTTTTCAACATCAGATCCAGTCGCGGACTTAAGTATCTGCTTAAATACAATTCGGGAATAAAGCCAATGCTTGAATTATTCAGATTCCCGTAAGCGCCAACTCCAGCGCCAATTCCCCATTTTTTATCTTCGGTTTGTGAAAATGCTGATTGAAGAAGCAGGAATGCAGTAAAAAGTAAAAGTATTTTTTTCATGATTTATTAATTTTTAATTGTTGAATTTGAACGTGAAGTTTTAACAAAGAAGTCCGATGCCAGTAAGGGGGATGTGTGTCAAAAAATCCTTATTGATTCATCGAACTTCTTGTTTATGCAGTTTTGTTTTACAGTTTAAATGTTAACCCGATTTTTCCTCCTGAGAAAGCGTTACCACCGCCAAATTCGAGGTTAAGACCGATTTTGTCGGAAAAGTAATAGCGACCTCCAACCTGAGCTCCAAGACCCAATTCTGAAGAATGGGATCCGTGATAATCGGATGGTGAGTTCCAGATATAAAATCCAAGATTTAGTCCGGCGTAGAAGTCCCAATTTTTAGGAATCTCCAAAACACGGTTGAAATGGTAGTTTCCGTTTCCTGAAATTCCAATCACCGAGTGATCGTAATTTACATTGGCATATTTATCGCTGTATGAACGGTACGAAAGCTCACCTCCTACAGTGATGTCGGGATGTACTCCGTGATCAAATCCAATGTATACCGGTACGCCCCATGATGATAATCCCAATCCGGCATTAATCTGGGATTCGCCTTTAGCGATTGGCGATTGAGCATAGATCAAACTACTAAAAAGTAGGAATGATAGGATTAATAATTGCTTTTTCATGTTTCTTATTTTAGATTTTACTACTTGTTTTTTTGTTTTGATTACTTTAATGTTCCTTGTTCAGCCTGGTTAATCATTTGTTTGTTTGCGGTAATGTAGATTTCAACCCTTCGGTTTTTAGCTCTCCCTTCTGTGGTGGAATTGTCTGCAACAGGCTCATCAAAAGCTTTGCCTTCGGTAGTCATTCTTTCAGTCGAAATTCCATTCGAATTCAAAAAATTGGCAACTGAAGCAGCTCTGTTTTTTGATAACTGTTCGTTTGTTTCTCTGGAACCAGTATTGTCGGTGTGCCCGTAAATGGTCACATCGGTTTCAGGAGTTTCTTTTAATGAAGCTGCAAATTTGGTTAATGCTGTTCTGGAGCTGGTGTTCAAGTCGCTTTTCCCGGTCTGGAATAGGATTCCGCTATCGAAAGTAACTTTGATGGCCTGTAAATTATTGGCATCGGTAACTGACTCTACTTTTGCACCTTCAATTTTTTCAAGCTCAGCTTTTTGTTTGTCCATTTTTTTGCCAATGACTACGCCAGCACCGGCGCCAACAGCACCACCAACGGCAGCGCCAATTGCGGCACCTTTCCCGTGACCAACCAGCGCTCCAATTCCGGCACCCAGAAGAGCGCCACCTGCGCCTCCTATAACTCCGCCTTTAGTAGAGTTTTTAGTTGAAGAACAACTGCTTAATAGGATTATACCGCAAAGCAGAATTGCAATTTGTTTATTAAATGTTTTCATGTTTTTTGAGATTTTGGTTATCTGTTTATTTTTCATGTTTGATGATTGTTTGGATTTTGTCTGTTCCCGAATCCAATAGTAAAATGGAGGCTATTTTTAGTAAAATGGAGGCTATTTTGACAGTTCTTTGTAAACAATGCCAGCTACAACAGCTCCTGCAATGGGGACAACAATAAATACCCAAAGTTGAGCCAAGGCCCAATCGCCAACGAATAAAGCCTGACTAATACTTCTGGCTGGGTTTACTGAAGTGTTTGTAACCGGAATGCTTACCAAATGAATCAGAGTCAATGCCAATCCAATGGCCAATCCTGCAAAACCTTTTGGGGCTTTTTCGTCGGTTGCTCCGAGTATAATAATCAGGAACATAAATGTCATAATAAACTCGGTGAGAATGGCTGCCAATAAACTGTATTGACCTGGAGAATGCTCGCCGTAACCATTGGCGGCAAATGAGCCAATCGGGGAACCGTTTCCGGTAACAATAAAATAAAGGGCTGTTGCAGCTAAAATTCCTCCGGCTACCTGAGAAATAATATAAGGCAATACTCCTTTTGCATCGAATCGTCCGCCAACCCACAAGCCAATTGTGACTGCCGGATTGAGATGAGCTCCTGAAATATGACCAATTGAATAGGCCATTGTAAGTACAGTTAGTCCGAATGCAAGAGAGA is a window from the Aquipluma nitroreducens genome containing:
- a CDS encoding outer membrane beta-barrel protein, which translates into the protein MKKQLLILSFLLFSSLIYAQSPIAKGESQINAGLGLSSWGVPVYIGFDHGVHPDITVGGELSYRSYSDKYANVNYDHSVIGISGNGNYHFNRVLEIPKNWDFYAGLNLGFYIWNSPSDYHGSHSSELGLGAQVGGRYYFSDKIGLNLEFGGGNAFSGGKIGLTFKL
- the aqpZ gene encoding aquaporin Z, which gives rise to MKKNLAEFIGTFWLVFGGCGSALLAAGFPNVGIGLAGVSLAFGLTVLTMAYSIGHISGAHLNPAVTIGLWVGGRFDAKGVLPYIISQVAGGILAATALYFIVTGNGSPIGSFAANGYGEHSPGQYSLLAAILTEFIMTFMFLIIILGATDEKAPKGFAGLAIGLALTLIHLVSIPVTNTSVNPARSISQALFVGDWALAQLWVFIVVPIAGAVVAGIVYKELSK
- a CDS encoding valine--tRNA ligase encodes the protein MDIPSKYNPAEVEDKWYKYWMENKFFHSEPDEREPYTIVIPPPNVTGVLHMGHMLNNTIQDILTRRARMLGKNACWVPGTDHASIATEARVVNKLKNEGISKFDLSRDVFLEHAWEWTNKHGGIILEQLKKLGASCDWDRTAFTMDDVRSESVIKTFVDLYDKGLIYRGVRMVNWDPAAKTALSDEEVIYREMQSKLYYLKYRIAPSDSPEGEEKKPQYKTARKSEYELLKKNAKELRRFSTEAEGVLWEALRGTQLGEKFRRQHIINDIIVDFICLSKNLVIEVDGGYHNTREIQDLDKIKTEILNDLGYTVIRFTNEEVLVNTDKVVQSIQDALKSSPTGGAEGAGLYVTIATTRPETILGDTAVCVNPNDPRFTHLKGKRVLVPLINRSIPIIEDEYVDMEFGTGCLKITPAHDVNDYEIGLRFNLPSIDIFNDDGTLSEKAGMYIGEDRFAVREKIMVDLEAAGNVAKVEDYNNKVGYSERTHVPIEPKLSAQWFLKMEPLIKPATENVLNDTIQFYPPKFKNTYRHWMENIKDWCISRQLWWGHRIPVYYLADGGFVVADSDEKALALAQAKTGNTSLKMTDLHQDEDVLDTWFSSWLWPISVFDGINKPDNKEINYYYPTNDLVTGPDIIFFWVARMIIAGYEYRDLFPFKNVYFTGMVRDKLRRKMSKSLGNSPDPLDLIDTYGADGVRVGMLLCSPAGGDLMFDESLPQQGAGFVTKIWNSFRLVNGWEVDYKIPQPEHSKLAISWFHEKFSQIVEQTDDHFDKFRISDALMNVYTTVRDEFSGWLLEMVKPAYQQPIDGKTYEELIDIFDEVLRFLHPFMPFVSEEVWQLLKERKQGDSITISSWPKSTGYDETLIAQFEDVKEAIAGLRTIRTKNNIPNKDQLELAIMVCDKGFAPEFNSVLVKMGNLSALNVVTEEVKLAASFLVKSTTFFVPLGGTIDVEEELKKLQAELDYTKGFLNSVMKKLSNERFVSSAPEAVVATERAKQADAEAKIKVLEEQIAGLK
- a CDS encoding DUF4276 family protein, which translates into the protein MKELKYTLIADGSSDSVLLKIIKWSLDDLYPRLSNDGSFADFRQMQKPPKRLVEKVKAAKLYYPFDILFVHRDAESANHRIIAQRYQEVSSELKKDDLDRTICVVPIKMMETWLLIDQDAIKKAAGNRNYNGNINLPLIRNLERESQPKELLHNILREVSGRKNRNLRNFNIDKTVHLVAENIEDYSPLRNLVAFQAFEEQLKKVVDIFLEN
- a CDS encoding AAA family ATPase, which codes for MITRIKINGFKSLVDTELYLGPFTCIAGANAIGKSNFFDALAFLSNLADKTIVEAAKSVRSENQKHSNIRDIFFKSGADYMSRMTFEIDMLVPQSGVDDLGQIAEATITSLKYILHLSLNDENKEGEPIKIEREELLPITQTQTKSCLFFDYKKDWIDSVLKGRRSTKIPFISTDGEKIKLHQDGNKGRTTDFNSMKMPRTLISTVTAESPTAFLVRQEMRNWIMLQFEPSALRQPNSIYEVKNAVVSANGLNLPATLFRLNNDKKDKDVYQGLTNRLKGLVEDVLEIVVDKDEKRDLLTLQVKFKGGLVLPAQSLSDGTLRFLGLAIIEEDSLGSSLICLEEPENGINPRKIQEMVELLEGMATNTDFFVDEDNPLRQVIINTHSPGVVSAVSDESLYLAKSKESFHDDFNKKITYTCFSALKNTWKTNNSLAQITSLGEITAYLDKTVDIDNSNEVHDEKVIYQKTVPSSSLKKKTVVENVIQCKIDWDSL
- a CDS encoding OmpA family protein, with product MKTFNKQIAILLCGIILLSSCSSTKNSTKGGVIGGAGGALLGAGIGALVGHGKGAAIGAAVGGAVGAGAGVVIGKKMDKQKAELEKIEGAKVESVTDANNLQAIKVTFDSGILFQTGKSDLNTSSRTALTKFAASLKETPETDVTIYGHTDNTGSRETNEQLSKNRAASVANFLNSNGISTERMTTEGKAFDEPVADNSTTEGRAKNRRVEIYITANKQMINQAEQGTLK
- a CDS encoding OmpA family protein → MKKILLLFTAFLLLQSAFSQTEDKKWGIGAGVGAYGNLNNSSIGFIPELYLSRYLSPRLDLMLKSDFGLFNSKLTNNLDFVNPFLNLRFKLTNESKNFRPYLFAGPGYLADNGESGLNFNLGVGGKYYISPATALYLEAAYINGIETTVAGKNTRDNFWKATVGIEFDFGKTKDSDMDGVSDKKDKCPNTPTGVAVDANGCPIDTDGDGVADYMDDCPTVAGLTSLKGCPDADGDGVADKDDKCPDTPKGVKVDTKGCPVDSDSDGVADYLDKCPDTPKDAKVDGKGCPVDSDGDGVADYLDKCPDTQKGAKVDAKGCPIVEKTAEEIEAERMKVEPVYFDSNKSTFTVQEKGKIDKLVNILNENGDYKVKVSGYADSQGADNYNLNLSKSRASSVVKSIVSGKIKKNRIEQQEGFGEANPAATNDTPEGRALNRRVEFEVIKTK